From a single Phalacrocorax aristotelis chromosome 1, bGulAri2.1, whole genome shotgun sequence genomic region:
- the AAMDC gene encoding mth938 domain-containing protein isoform X1 — protein sequence MSSPEIASLSWGQMKVKGCSTTYKDCKVWPGGSRTWDWRETGTNVWISNVNGLGNATWRTIKHSPGVQPADLEEVVKKGVKTMVIGRGMSEALQVPPSTLDYLKKNGIDVLVLQTEKAVEKYNALAAQGVKVGGVFHSTC from the exons ATGTCTTCCCCTGAGATCGCTTCCCTTTCTTGGGGTCAGATGAAGGTAAAAGGTTGCTCTACGACCTATAAGGACTGCAAAGTCTGGCCGGGAGGAAGTCGAACCTGGGATTGGCGAGAAACTGGGACTAAT GTGTGGATATCAAATGTAAACGGACTTGGGAACGCAACTTGGAGAACCATAAAG CATTCTCCAGGAGTGCAACCAGCTGACCTTGAAGAAGTTGTCAAGAAGGGTGTTAAAACTATGGTGATTGGTCGTGGCATGAGTGAGGCTTTGCAG gTTCCTCCATCTACTCTGGACTATCTGAAGAAAAACGGGATCGATGTGTTGGTCTTGCAAACGGAGAAGGCTGTGGAAAAGTACAATGCCCTGGCTGCTCAGGGTGTCAAAGTGGGGGGAGTCTTCCATTCAACCTGCTGA
- the AAMDC gene encoding mth938 domain-containing protein isoform X2, with protein sequence MSSPEIASLSWGQMKVKGCSTTYKDCKVWPGGSRTWDWRETGTNHSPGVQPADLEEVVKKGVKTMVIGRGMSEALQVPPSTLDYLKKNGIDVLVLQTEKAVEKYNALAAQGVKVGGVFHSTC encoded by the exons ATGTCTTCCCCTGAGATCGCTTCCCTTTCTTGGGGTCAGATGAAGGTAAAAGGTTGCTCTACGACCTATAAGGACTGCAAAGTCTGGCCGGGAGGAAGTCGAACCTGGGATTGGCGAGAAACTGGGACTAAT CATTCTCCAGGAGTGCAACCAGCTGACCTTGAAGAAGTTGTCAAGAAGGGTGTTAAAACTATGGTGATTGGTCGTGGCATGAGTGAGGCTTTGCAG gTTCCTCCATCTACTCTGGACTATCTGAAGAAAAACGGGATCGATGTGTTGGTCTTGCAAACGGAGAAGGCTGTGGAAAAGTACAATGCCCTGGCTGCTCAGGGTGTCAAAGTGGGGGGAGTCTTCCATTCAACCTGCTGA